The proteins below come from a single Thermomicrobiales bacterium genomic window:
- a CDS encoding PPOX class F420-dependent oxidoreductase, with protein sequence MPANVIPESHQGLLDKPVLAHVATTGPHGEPQSNPVWFIWDGEQIVIAIGPTGQKARNLARDPRVALSMADPDDPAHYLEIRGVVRSVRVVDSRDPDVIAMVRKYTGEESYEGMPDRHALYVIEPLRSTILR encoded by the coding sequence ATGCCGGCGAATGTCATTCCCGAGAGCCACCAGGGCTTGCTCGACAAGCCGGTGCTCGCGCATGTCGCGACCACTGGGCCGCACGGCGAGCCGCAATCCAATCCCGTCTGGTTCATTTGGGACGGTGAACAGATCGTCATTGCTATCGGCCCGACCGGCCAGAAAGCGCGCAACCTTGCGCGCGACCCGCGCGTTGCGCTCTCCATGGCCGATCCGGATGACCCCGCGCACTATCTCGAGATTCGTGGCGTCGTCAGAAGCGTTCGCGTCGTCGATAGCCGCGACCCGGACGTAATCGCCATGGTGCGCAAGTACACCGGCGAAGAGAGCTACGAGGGCATGCCAGACCGGCACGCCCTCTACGTCATCGAGCCGCTCCGCTCGACGATATTGAGATAG